A window from Fusarium musae strain F31 chromosome 8, whole genome shotgun sequence encodes these proteins:
- a CDS encoding hypothetical protein (EggNog:ENOG41) gives MSTSDGPYTLEPTAPKKTIWKSIRENPKVIFIAFFASLGGFEYGYQQGVLGQSLVMTRFTENFPSVVKSSSATGWLTSILQLGGILGSLSAGVSSELISRKYTMFIACLWVVVGSYLYVGATAGNPQLLYAGRFLTGVGVGLFSGVGPLYNAELSSPEMRGLLVSFYQLATILGIMLSFWCGYGSNYIGGTGGSQSDLAWRLPSIIQGIPAAMLAVGIWFMPFSPRWLVKVGRDEEAKSTLAWMRKLPIDDDAVQVEYLEIKAEAVFEQKVFARDFPHLAERNKSRFMQQIAQYVTCFRSMDNLKRVCTAWLIMFFQQWSGIDAIIYYASNVFISLGLTGGTIALLATGVTGVVFLISTIPSMLIIDRVGRKPLLLIGSVVMGASMITVGIIVAKFRHDWPNHVAAGWTAVALIWVYIAGFGATWGPVSWTLVSEIFPLSIRAKGASIGASSNWVNNFAIAFFVPPMLESWEWGTYIFFAVFLFVGILWVWFFLPETKNASLEEMDRVFKSRAGEQDAELLREAQAEVGLMGSAAGRKASFEKEGEKHVEAL, from the exons ATGTCTACCTCGGACGGTCCTTATACCTTGGAGCCTACGGCTCCCAAGAAGACTATCTGGAAGTCTATTCGGGAGAATCCCAAGGTCATCTTTATTGCATTTTTTGCTTC ACTTGGTGGTTTTGAGTATGGTTATCAACAGGGTGTTTTGGGTCAATCCCTCGTCATGACCCGCTTCACTGAAAACTTCCCCTCTGTTGTTAAGTCGTCTTCTGCAACAGGATGGCTCACATCTATCCTCCAACTGGGAGGTATTCTTGGATCACTATCAGCCGGTGTTTCCAGCGAACTTATCTCGCGAAAGTACACCATGTTCATCGCGTGCTTATGGGTCGTCGTCGGCAGTTATCTTTACGTTGGTGCCACTGCAGGAAACCCCCAACTTCTCTATGCTGGTCGATTCCTGAccggtgttggtgttggtcttTTCAGCGGTGTTGGACCTCTTTACAACGCTGAGCTTTCGTCGCCTGAGATGAGAGGTCTCCTTGTGTCGTTTTATCAACTTGCGACTATTTTGGGCATTATGCTTTCCTTCTGGTGCGGCTATGGAAGCAACTACATTGGCGGAACAGGCGGCTCTCAGTCCGACCTCGCCTGGCGTCTTCCCTCTATCATCCAGGGTATTCCGGCTGCTATGCTCGCTGTCGGTATCTGGTTCATGCCCTTCTCTCCTCGATGGCTCGTCAAGGTTGGCCGCGACGAGGAAGCCAAGTCCACTCTTGCCTGGATGCGAAAGCTCCCCATCGACGACGACGCTGTTCAGGTCGAGTATCTCGAGATTAAGGCTGAGGCAGTCTTTGAGCAGAAGGTTTTTGCTAGGGACTTTCCTCACCTTGCTGAGAGGAACAAGAGCCGTTTCATGCAGCAGATTGCTCAATACGTGACTTGCTTCCGTTCAATGGACAACCTCAAGCGTGTGTGCACTGCTTGGCTCATCATGTTCTTCCAACAGTGGTCTGGtattgatgccatcatctACTACGCTTCCAACGTCTTCATCAGCCTGGGTCTTACTGGAGGAACTATTGCTCTTCTCGCTACTGGTGTGACTGGCGTTGTCTTCCTCATTAGCACCATTCCTTCTATG TTGATTATCGATCGCGTTGGTCGCAAGCCTCTTCTGTTGATCGGCTCCGTTGTCATGGGTGCCAGTATGATCACTGTCGGTATCATCGTTGCCAAGTTCCGCCACGATTGGCCTAACCACGTCGCTGCTGGTTGGACTGCAGTTG CTCTCATCTGGGTCTATATCGCTGGCTTCGGCGCTACATGGGGTCCCGTCTCATGGACCCTCGTCTCCGAGATCTTCCCCCTCTCCATCCGCGCCAAGGGAGCGTCCATCGGTGCCTCAAGCAACTGGGTCAACAACTTCGCCATCGCCTTCTTCGTTCCTCCCATGCTCGAGTCTTGGGAGTGGGGAACCTACATCTTCTTCGCCGTCTTCCTCTTTGTCGGCATTCTCTGGGTCTGGTTCTTCTTGCCTGAGACCAAGAATGCTTCTCTTGAGGAGATGGACCGCGTCTTCAAGAGCCGTGCAGGAGAACAGGATGCTGAGCTGCTTCGTGAGGCTCAGGCTGAGGTCGGACTTATGGGATCCGCGGCGGGACGCAAGGCTTcctttgagaaggagggtgaGAAGCATGTTGAGGCTCTGTAA
- a CDS encoding hypothetical protein (EggNog:ENOG41) → MTARDSDAERGNGKEPWSKEFEHADAHDAAARGHLATDEHGNPIATFDAEAEKKLRRKLDWYILPSVTILYLMCFVDRANIGNARLAGLEEDLGLAGYDYNILLTVFYVSYIAFELPLNMVCKWIGPGWFIPATSVAFGVASLGTAFVHTMGQACAVRFILGIFEAGMLPGIAYYLSRWYRRSELAFRLAIYVAMGSFGGAFGGLLASGILKLDHFGSLTRWRMIFAIEGICTIGLALIAFFTMTDRPSTARWLSEEEKDLAIARIKSERVGATEVLEKFSWKLARRGISSPVTIGTSTIFLFTNITVQGLAFFAPTIVRTIYPNHSVVQQQLRTVPPYIVGTFCTVTISFISTRIDKRNIFINLSQLPVIAGYIMFLSTTNPYVRYAGTFLICAGTFANGALSNAQVSANLVSDTARASGIGLNVMLGNIGGLISTWCFLPFDGPNYPIGNGLNLGACSSIFLLTIVLQVYMTWDNRRRASIEVGQALAGKTDAEIRVMDWKHPGFMWRP, encoded by the exons ATGACTGCAAGAGATTCTGACGCGGAGAGGGGCAATGGAAAGGAGCCTTGGAGCAAAGAGTTTGAGCATGCTGATGCTCatgatgctgctgcgagGGGGCATCTTGCCACTGACGA GCATGGCAACCCCATTGCCACTTTCGACgcagaggctgagaagaagcttcgTCGTAAGCTAGACTGGTATATCTTGCCATCAGTCACTATCCTGTATCTGATGTGCTTCGTCGATCGTGCCAATATTGGTAATGCTCGATTGGCCGGTCTCGAGgaagatcttggtcttgctggCTATGACTACAACATTTTGCTTACCGTCTTCTACGTC TCTTACATCGCCTTCGAACTCCCCCTCAACATGGTCTGCAAATGGATCGGTCCCGGCTGGTTCATCCCCGCTACCTCTGTAGCATTCGGCGTTGCCTCCCTCGGGACCGCTTTCGTCCACACAATGGGCCAAGCTTGTGCCGTGCGCTTCATCCTCGGCATCTTCGAAGCAGGCATGTTGCCCGGTATCGCATACTACCTCAGCCGATGGTACAGACGCAGCGAACTTGCCTTCCGCTTAGCTATATATGTCGCCATGGGTTCCTTCGGCGGTGCTTTCGGTGGTCTTTTGGCTTCTGGTATTCTGAAGCTAGATCACTTTGGCTCATTGACGAGATGGCGAATGATCTTTGCTATTGAGGGTATCTGCACTATTGGCCTGGCGCTCATTGCGTTCTTTACCATGACGGATCGACCTAGCACTGCGCGGTGGTTGtcggaagaggagaaggacttGGCTATTGCGCGTATCAAGTCTGAGCGTGTTGGTGCTACCGAAgtccttgagaagttctCCTGGAAACTGGCGCGTCGGGGCATCAGCTCACCTGTTACCATCGGAACttccaccatcttcttgttcaccaacatcaccgTACAGGGCCTCGCTTTCTTCGCACCCACGATCGTGAGGACCATCTACCCCAACCATTCAGTCGTTCAACAGCAATTGCGTACTGTGCCGCCTTACATCGTCGGTACCTTCTGCACCGTCACCATCAGCTTCATATCGACTCGCATTGATAAGCGAAACATCTTTATCAACTTGTCACAGCTTCCAGTCATCGCTGGGTACATCATGTTTCTCAGCACCACGAACC CTTATGTCCGCTACGCTGGAACGTTTCTCATCTGCGCAGGCACCTTTGCCAACGGTGCTCTATCCAATGCTCAAGTATCAGCCAACTTGGTGAGCGACACAGCACGCGCTTCAGGAATTGGCTTGAACGTCATGCTTGGTAACATTGGAGGATTGATCTCGACATGGTGCTTTTTGCCCTTCGATGGACCAAACTATCCAATCGGCAATGGCCTTAACCTCGGCGCCTGCTCATCTATCTTCCTTCTCACCATCGTCCTGCAAGTCTACATGACCTGGGATAACAGAAGGAGAGCTTCGATTGAGGTCGGTCAGGCCCTGGCTGGCAAGACTGATGCTGAGATTCGTGTGATGGATTGGAAGCATCCTGGATTTATGTGGAGGCCTTAG
- a CDS encoding hypothetical protein (EggNog:ENOG41), whose protein sequence is MKQLTSIAITATLAIFAGCSSASPTSYCNGKPNKICYTWAVPASTASSSSGILFIRIQAPVKYQWVGLGTGDKMSGSTMFVIYQDGTGNVTLSTRMGHGHEMPEHSRMRSVRLIEGSGVVNKTMVANIHCGDLGNMHFKGSNNWISAWKIGSSLHMVDIDADIEEHDGHNSFSVEFSEAVVNSNSNPFIHMTTSIPSGATSGGGGEGTTSTIHGIIMSVVFLLGYPLGSLLMPIIGKWFIHATWQMIVFIAMWAGFVTGKLTADRTGNWFNAPHVIIGTVVCTLMFIQPILGGLHHRSFAKHQRRTGISQAHIWYGRVLMILGIVNGGLGLQLAGASKKLIIGYDMVGSVTSLMYTAGAVRKMLRGAKKQQHEPLKYNGSYSAVALI, encoded by the exons ATGAAGCAACTTACAAGCATCGCCATTACAGCGACCTTAGCAATTT TCGCCGGCTGTTCCTCAGCATCCCCAACGTCATACTGCAACGGAAAACCCAACAAGATCTGCTACACCTGGGCCGtaccagcttcaacagcCTCGTCTAGCTCTGGTATCTTGTTCATCCGCATCCAAGCCCCTGTAAAATATCAATGGGTCGGCCTCGGTACAGGTGATAAGATGAGCGGCTCCACCATGTTTGTCATCTACCAAGACGGTACTGGTAACGTCACGTTGAGCACGAGGATGGGCCATGGCCACGAGATGCCTGAGCACAGCCGCATGCGCTCTGTGAGGCTCATCGAGGGCAGTGGTGTCGTGAATAAGACCATGGTTGCTAATATACATTGCGGCGATCTCGGTAATATGCACTTCAAGGGGTCAAATAACTGGATCAGTGCTTGGAAGATTGGAAGCTCTTTGCACATGGTTGACATTGATGCTGATATCGAAGAACATGACGGACATAATAGCTTCTCAGTTGAATTCTCCGAGGCCGTTGTCAACTCCAACAGCAACCCTTTCATTCACATGACGACTTCTATACCAAGTGGTGCAACGtctggtggaggaggagaaggcaCTACCAGCACTATTCACGGCATCATAATGTCGGTGGTCTTTCTATTGGGTTACCCGCTGGGATCACTGTTGATGCCTATAATCGGAAAGTGGTTCATCCATGCTACCTGGCAGATGATCGTCTTCATTGCCATGTGGGCTGGGTTTGTTACCGGCAAGTTAACTGCTGACCGTACCGGTAAT TGGTTTAACGCTCCGCATGTCATTATCGGCACAGTAGTTTGCACTTTGATGTTTATCCAGCCAATCTTGGGTGGGCTACATCACAGGAGCTTCGCCAAGCATCAGCGCCGAACAGGCATTAGCCAAGCTCACATTTGGTACGGAAGAGTTCTCATGATCCTCGGAATTGTCAACGGCGGGCTCGGTCTACAGCTTGCTGGTGCATCCAAGAAGCTCATTATTGGCTATGACATGGTTGGTTCGGTAACATCCTTGATGTACACCGCTGGGGCTGTTCGCAAGATGCTGAGAGGAGCGAAGAAGCAACAACATGAGCCTTTGAAGTACAATGGCTCTTATAGTGCGGTTGCCTTGATTTGA
- a CDS encoding hypothetical protein (EggNog:ENOG41), translating to MAILPIAAAVLAVVLFIKHIFLDPLILSPLRHVPGPKSFAATKWRLAYEDWKGTRTRTIFRLHQQYGPVVRIGPHEVSFNSLSALRTIYGPGSRYGRTTFYRMFDVYGEQNLFTFHSPKEHGDRKKLLSHAYSKSVVLKPPTAKMVERRVRQYLDLIEAEPENISEIFSTLHYYSLDNITAFVYGKYGQTAAIRGSKIHRELIADILHPSRRKLSWSIVHLKTLTQWLYRQSGLMGQLVKPVLPMQQPTTYTGIRGYALRAFEAFRADVEKITHSEDEHVSIVENLWQHHESQKPGGLRDLQMASECADHFLAGIDTTSDTLMFLVWALSLPGNEKYQEKLREEVMAISGDGLNQWGNPRAEASDRCTYINAVIKETLRLYAPLPSTEPRSIDIDSVIDGYTIPGNTVVGMSPWIMHRNEKVFKDPLVFNPDRWLGPDAAELNRWFWGFSSGGRMCVGMHLAMAEMTTLTATMYRQFRTTIAPGFEDTTPAITARVETFYDDRFPKVQESKCLIKFTKLKE from the exons ATGGCCATCCTCCCAATTGCGGCAGCTGTGCTCGCTGTCGTGCTCTTCATCAAGCACATCTTCCTCGAccccctcatcctcagcccTCTCCGCCACGTCCCCGGCCCCAAATCATTCGCCGCGACAAAATGGCGTCTTGCCTATGAAGACTGGAAAGGAACGCGAACTCGCACCATCTTCAGACTGCACCAACAATACGGACCAGTCGTGCGCATCGGGCCTCATGAGGTCTCCTTCAACAGCCTCTCAGCGCTGCGAACCATCTACGGACCCGGAAGCCGATATGGCCGAACTACTTTCTATCGCATGTTTGATGTCTACGGGGAGCAGAATTTGTTCACGTTCCACTCACCCAAGGAGCATGGTGATAGGAAGAAGCTTTTGTCGCATGCTTATTCCAAGTCCGTTGTTCTCAAGCCGCCGACCGCCAAGATGGTTGAGAGGAGGGTTCGCCAGTACCTGGATCTGATTGAAGCCGAGCCTGAGAATATCAGTGAGATTTTCAGCACTCTGCACTATTATTCTCTGGACAACATCACAGCTTTTGTCTACGGAAAATATGGCCAGACTGCAGCGATTCGAGGCTCAAAAATTCATCGGGAACTCATCGCGGATATTCTGCATCCCTCGCGTCGAAAGCTCTCTTGGTCTATCGTGCATCTGAAGACTTTGACTCAATGGCTGTATCGCCAGTCAGGATTGATGGGACAACTCGTTAAGCCGGTTCTTCCGATGCAGCAGCCTACTACATACACCGGCATCCGAGGATACGCCCTGCGGGCTTTTGAGGCTTTCCGAGCCGATGTGGAGAAGATCACTCATTCAGAGG ATGAACATGTTTCGATTGTGGAAAATCTCTGGCAACATCATGAATCTCAGAAACCTGGTGGACTTCGCGATTTGCAAATGGCATCCGAGTGTGCTGATCACTTCCTCGCTGGCATTGACACCACTAGCGACACCCTCATGTTCCTCGTCTGGGCACTCTCACTTCCAGGCAACGAGAAGTATCAGGAGAAGCTGCGAGAAGAAGTCATGGCCATCTCAGGCGATGGACTGAACCAATGGGGCAACCCTAGAGCTGAAGCAAGTGATCGATGCACATACATCAACGCCGTCATTAAGGAGACCCTTCGACTCTATGCTCCTTTGCCAAGCACCGAACCTCGTTCGATCGACATTGATTCAGTTATTGATGGATATACCATTCCTGGTAACACTGTTGTTGGCATGTCGCCTTGGATCATGCATCGCAATGAAAAGGTGTTCAAGGATCCCCTGGTCTTCAATCCTGATCGATGGCTTGGACCTGATGCAGCTGAGCTTAACCGATGGTTCTGGGGATTCTCAAGTGGAGGGCGAATGTGCGTTGGCATGCA TCTTGCTATGGCTGAGATGACAACACTCACAGCTACCATGTACCGACAGTTTAGAACGACAATTGCTCCAGGGTTTGAGGATACCACGCCAGCTATTACAGCTCGCGTCGAGACTTTCTACGATGATCGGTTCCCCAAGGTTCAG GAATCAAAATGCCTGATCAAGTTTACGAAACTGAAGGAGTGA